In Aquiflexum balticum DSM 16537, a single genomic region encodes these proteins:
- a CDS encoding aspartate aminotransferase family protein, with protein MNNRQLFLSHLAQTTDFPLMIEIERAEGIYMYGPDGKEYIDLISGIGVSNIGHRHPKVIDAIKEQLDKYLHLMVYGEYVQSPQTLLAKAICETLPSHLDNVYLVNSGSEAVEGALKLAKRFTNRREIISCVNAYHGSSHGSLSVGGNEIFKRAYRPLLPGIKNVVYGSFQQLEEITENTAAFIVETIQGEAGIKVACSEYFQALRKKCDETGTILILDEIQAGFGRTGKFWAFEHFGIVPDILVCAKGMGGGMPIGAFIANKEVMGAFKNNPLLGHITTFGGHPVSSVASLATIRVIREEKLLDQVETKANLFKKLLVHPKIKSIRNKGLMMAVEFESFEVLKPIIDRAIKNGVITDWFLFCDDAMRIAPPLVITEEEIEKACGLILAAIEED; from the coding sequence ATGAACAACCGACAACTCTTTCTTTCACACTTGGCCCAAACAACTGACTTCCCTTTGATGATAGAAATCGAAAGGGCAGAGGGTATCTATATGTACGGGCCAGATGGAAAAGAATATATAGACCTAATTTCGGGAATTGGGGTCAGCAATATTGGTCACAGGCATCCAAAAGTTATTGATGCGATAAAGGAACAATTGGATAAATACTTGCATCTGATGGTCTACGGGGAATATGTTCAAAGTCCGCAGACCTTGTTGGCAAAAGCTATATGTGAAACCCTTCCCTCCCATTTGGACAATGTATATCTGGTCAATTCCGGAAGCGAAGCGGTGGAAGGTGCTTTGAAGTTGGCCAAGCGGTTCACCAACAGACGGGAAATCATTTCTTGTGTAAATGCTTATCATGGTTCATCCCATGGCTCGCTTTCAGTTGGGGGAAATGAGATTTTCAAAAGAGCCTACCGCCCATTGCTGCCCGGTATCAAAAATGTGGTTTATGGTTCTTTTCAACAGTTGGAAGAAATCACGGAAAATACTGCAGCATTTATTGTGGAGACCATACAGGGTGAGGCCGGTATCAAGGTCGCCTGTTCAGAATATTTTCAAGCTTTGAGAAAAAAATGTGATGAGACCGGAACCATATTGATTCTGGACGAAATACAGGCAGGATTTGGCAGAACGGGCAAATTCTGGGCATTTGAACATTTCGGGATTGTACCGGATATATTGGTCTGCGCCAAAGGCATGGGAGGAGGAATGCCAATTGGAGCTTTTATAGCCAACAAGGAGGTGATGGGTGCATTTAAAAACAATCCATTACTGGGACATATCACTACTTTTGGAGGTCATCCGGTTTCTTCTGTTGCTTCTTTGGCGACCATCAGGGTCATTCGTGAAGAAAAGCTTTTGGATCAGGTGGAGACCAAAGCCAATCTTTTTAAAAAGCTTTTGGTCCACCCAAAAATCAAATCCATTCGAAACAAAGGCCTGATGATGGCAGTAGAATTTGAATCTTTCGAAGTTTTGAAGCCAATCATAGACAGAGCTATAAAGAATGGAGTAATTACCGATTGGTTTCTTTTTTGCGATGATGCCATGAGAATTGCCCCGCCTTTGGTTATCACAGAGGAAGAGATTGAGAAGGCTTGTGGGCTTATTTTGGCGGCAATTGAAGAGGATTGA
- a CDS encoding S8 family serine peptidase: protein MKSPKLFFKRYLFVILAVAFYSCSEEKFQEINSIDNSDLFQVSKTTPIEGQYIVVLHENLISFRIDDSDYEGSHSLMRKEIGSLFKEYKISDENLERVYSLALTGFCAKIDKDVLSKLQKDPRVKYIEQDRMGTLGKPVDKPPFKGNEDTDPSTQVLPWGIKRVGGPFQYSGRNSVFIVDTGIQLDHPDLNVDIKKGFDAYNPKKKDWNLNDEHGHGTHVAGTVGALDNKFGVVGIAAGVPLVPVKIFFGPYANFTYSGMIAGIEHIGVRGIPGDVANLSFGGFDSSTALDEAVLRVSEKRRVWMVIASGNSRLPATSFSPARVNGNYTITVSAFDSRDRYAWFSHFGPPIKYGAPGISILSTWVGNSYRVETGTSMAAPHVSGLRVLGDIETNGYVLNYPISPTDPIAFKSN from the coding sequence ATGAAATCACCCAAACTATTTTTCAAACGCTATTTGTTTGTAATTCTGGCTGTTGCGTTTTATTCCTGTAGCGAAGAGAAGTTTCAGGAAATCAATTCGATTGACAATTCTGATCTGTTTCAAGTTTCAAAAACCACTCCGATTGAGGGCCAATATATAGTGGTTTTGCACGAAAATCTGATCTCTTTCAGAATAGACGATTCAGATTATGAGGGCAGTCACTCCTTGATGAGAAAAGAAATCGGCAGTTTATTCAAAGAATATAAAATATCAGATGAAAATCTTGAAAGGGTATATTCCTTAGCACTGACCGGATTTTGCGCCAAGATTGATAAAGATGTGTTGTCCAAGCTGCAAAAAGATCCAAGAGTCAAATATATTGAGCAGGATAGGATGGGAACCCTTGGAAAACCCGTTGACAAACCACCTTTCAAAGGAAATGAAGATACTGACCCAAGTACTCAAGTTTTGCCTTGGGGTATAAAAAGGGTTGGTGGTCCATTTCAGTATTCAGGAAGAAACAGTGTTTTTATAGTGGATACGGGCATTCAATTGGATCATCCGGATTTGAATGTGGATATCAAAAAAGGATTTGATGCATACAATCCCAAAAAGAAAGACTGGAATCTAAACGATGAACATGGACATGGGACTCATGTTGCCGGGACAGTGGGGGCATTGGATAATAAGTTTGGAGTTGTTGGAATAGCTGCCGGAGTTCCTCTTGTACCGGTAAAGATTTTCTTTGGGCCTTATGCGAATTTCACTTATTCCGGTATGATAGCTGGCATTGAACATATCGGGGTCAGAGGTATTCCAGGTGACGTGGCAAATTTAAGTTTCGGTGGATTTGATTCCAGTACAGCACTGGATGAAGCAGTGTTGAGAGTGTCCGAAAAAAGAAGGGTTTGGATGGTCATTGCATCAGGAAACTCAAGATTACCTGCCACCTCTTTCAGTCCAGCCAGAGTGAATGGCAATTATACTATTACTGTTTCTGCTTTTGATTCGAGAGATAGGTATGCTTGGTTTTCTCATTTTGGACCACCAATAAAATATGGTGCGCCGGGTATTTCTATACTTTCGACCTGGGTCGGAAATAGTTACAGGGTTGAAACAGGTACTTCCATGGCTGCCCCACATGTATCCGGATTAAGGGTTTTAGGAGATATCGAAACAAATGGTTATGTACTTAATTATCCCATTTCTCCCACTGATCCGATAGCCTTTAAAAGTAATTAA
- a CDS encoding sensor histidine kinase, which yields MIRIILFGLMSFIMTIDLFAQMQEVDSLNKIVLTENNDADRLNTLNRITFLIREKDTQQALKWGIQAESLALSLGDSLQLMKAKGNLGWVYYRLGIWDKSFRYSKDAYLLGLKFEDEFETGMALNNLGALYYQRKNFTEAIKSFREAYQLGLEIDDSFLTIRSLNNLALNLSFVGELDSALYFARTALQSNKNENLIYFTSFSNRVIGDIFLAKSELDSAIKTYEYALSVASHHRLKTFEASVFHRLGKAYFLKGDLDKSLDYLGKGRKVSEENGYREELIETFQVLASVYHSLGDVSTAYQYHKLFAELKDKREDEIDEDRMSLLQAMLEVEKSEAEISYLKIENSLKELELKSIKRMVIMGGLAIIICVTLLAWLFIFNKKLKRANERLKAKRILLDKQKKEIELKSEELSESNSMKNRILSILGHDLKSPVAQLKGVLDLLHSQELTKEEFEGISHILKRNVDGLFENIDNILSWSKSQMEGFNVHLAPTNLIKVIKPCLDLLNHQAISKEIIINLVVDDKEMVVVDQDLLQIVVRNLLSNAIKFSKKGSKIDIYSFREGELLNLVIQDHGLGMSEIQLETILNGQVSLLESSVGTEKEKGTGLGLNLSKGFLDLMGGKFSMVSKKGEGTTVTISLQGVGVKQVQLMN from the coding sequence ATGATTAGAATCATCCTTTTTGGGTTGATGAGTTTTATAATGACGATCGATCTTTTTGCTCAAATGCAAGAAGTGGATAGTTTGAATAAAATTGTTTTGACCGAAAACAATGATGCTGACAGGCTAAATACCCTGAATAGAATAACATTTTTAATTAGAGAAAAAGATACCCAACAGGCACTAAAATGGGGTATTCAGGCCGAAAGTTTGGCTTTAAGCCTTGGTGACAGTCTACAGTTGATGAAGGCAAAAGGTAATCTTGGCTGGGTTTATTACAGATTAGGGATTTGGGACAAGTCTTTTAGATATTCCAAAGATGCATATCTTCTTGGGTTGAAGTTTGAAGATGAATTTGAAACTGGAATGGCCTTGAACAATCTCGGAGCCCTTTATTACCAAAGAAAAAATTTTACGGAAGCAATTAAGAGTTTTAGAGAGGCATATCAATTAGGACTTGAAATAGATGATTCTTTTCTCACCATCCGAAGTTTGAATAATCTTGCTTTGAATCTTTCGTTTGTCGGTGAATTGGATTCTGCTTTATATTTTGCCCGGACTGCTTTGCAAAGTAATAAAAATGAAAATTTGATTTATTTCACAAGTTTTTCCAATAGAGTGATCGGGGATATTTTTTTAGCCAAATCTGAATTGGATTCAGCTATCAAAACATACGAATATGCCCTTTCGGTTGCTTCCCACCACCGTCTCAAAACCTTTGAAGCTTCGGTTTTTCATCGGTTGGGCAAAGCCTATTTCCTAAAGGGAGATCTTGATAAATCCCTCGATTATCTTGGTAAGGGAAGGAAAGTTTCTGAAGAAAATGGATATCGAGAAGAATTGATAGAAACCTTCCAGGTTTTGGCATCGGTTTATCATTCTCTTGGAGATGTTTCTACTGCTTATCAATACCATAAGTTATTTGCCGAATTGAAAGACAAAAGAGAAGATGAAATAGATGAAGACCGGATGTCTTTGCTTCAGGCGATGCTTGAGGTAGAGAAATCAGAAGCCGAAATCAGTTACCTCAAAATCGAAAATTCTTTAAAAGAATTGGAATTAAAGTCCATTAAAAGGATGGTGATTATGGGAGGTTTGGCTATCATCATTTGTGTTACGCTTCTTGCTTGGCTTTTCATTTTCAACAAAAAACTGAAGCGGGCAAATGAAAGATTAAAGGCTAAAAGAATTTTATTGGATAAACAAAAGAAAGAAATTGAGTTGAAATCTGAAGAACTTTCTGAATCCAATAGCATGAAAAATAGGATCCTCTCCATTTTAGGTCATGATTTGAAGAGTCCCGTTGCCCAGTTGAAAGGAGTTTTGGATCTCCTGCATTCCCAAGAGCTTACCAAAGAGGAATTTGAAGGTATTTCACATATTTTGAAAAGAAATGTAGATGGTCTTTTTGAAAACATCGATAATATTCTCAGCTGGTCCAAATCTCAAATGGAGGGTTTTAATGTTCATTTAGCACCAACCAATTTGATTAAGGTTATAAAACCATGCTTAGACCTATTGAACCATCAGGCAATATCAAAGGAAATAATTATTAACCTTGTTGTGGACGATAAAGAAATGGTAGTTGTAGATCAGGATCTTTTGCAGATTGTTGTTCGTAATCTGTTAAGTAATGCAATAAAGTTTTCCAAAAAAGGATCAAAAATTGATATTTACTCTTTTAGAGAGGGAGAATTACTGAATTTGGTGATTCAGGATCATGGACTCGGAATGAGTGAAATTCAATTAGAGACAATCCTAAATGGTCAGGTTTCCTTATTGGAATCGAGCGTTGGAACTGAAAAGGAAAAAGGTACAGGATTGGGACTGAATCTCAGCAAAGGGTTTTTGGATTTGATGGGAGGGAAATTTTCCATGGTAAGCAAAAAAGGTGAAGGAACTACAGTAACCATCTCGCTTCAGGGAGTAGGGGTTAAACAAGTTCAACTAATGAATTGA
- a CDS encoding penicillin acylase family protein: MKKLVFALIFLFFLTIAGYQIIKYQFSPTYSGEIEMTGLSAETEVYFDDFGVPHIYAANAKDAYMALGYVHAQDRLFQMEMMRRVGTGTLSELLGEDLLETDKFFRTLGIPKHSEWSTEEWNKSGNSEWKSATEAYIKGVNHFIQNGKLPIEYTLLGAKPREFTINDAHAIIGYMSFTFAMAMKTDPLVTKMARTLGPDYMKVLSVHTLPEHHFIPNHYPDRDEYSGEMLLQNSLSGLLEKLPVPLLEGSNSWVIAPSRTASGKVLFLNDTHIGFSQPSVWYEAHLEYPGFSFYGNHLAGYPFGLVGHTRHHSIGLTMFENDDQDFFEEKLNPNNPNETVYGNEFRPMTIRTETIPVKGKEPVSFEIKESIHGPIMNEVIPEIGRLTDNPVASWWVYVLEPTKALEAAFKMGRAKSLKETEEAIRLIHAPGLNVMYGDNSGNIAWWATAKLPIRPEHVNSKLFLDGSNPSDEPLGWMPFEENPMSINPPSGFVASANNQPDTLSNGTLYPGYYYPGDRWNRIAKTVTSRDDWTQENIKALQLETINENHPLNAQSMIEAVDKEIFQGFEVAIEKLENWSGNHELESIAPTLYYKWLYHTLHGMMADELGEDDFKNFLATFLYIRSTPNLIRTENSPWWDNIATEEKESRKSIIEAALKISLAELSKQFGKNPEKWIWENAVVLEHPHPLGAKKPLDKIFNVKAPAVPANEESVNKLSFKLNPDGIYKVTVGPAMRIILDFADVEASESVLPTGQSGNYFSPWYSDQTEMFATGQYRPQLMNEAVIKGKMKLLMKP; the protein is encoded by the coding sequence ATGAAAAAACTGGTCTTTGCACTGATTTTCCTGTTTTTTTTGACCATCGCAGGTTACCAAATAATCAAGTATCAATTTTCCCCGACCTATTCCGGTGAAATCGAAATGACAGGCCTTTCCGCCGAAACAGAAGTATATTTTGATGATTTCGGAGTGCCTCATATTTATGCCGCCAATGCCAAAGACGCCTACATGGCCTTGGGTTATGTACATGCACAGGACAGGTTGTTCCAAATGGAAATGATGCGTCGGGTAGGGACGGGTACTTTATCCGAATTGTTGGGGGAAGACCTGCTTGAAACAGATAAGTTTTTCAGGACCTTGGGTATTCCAAAGCATTCGGAATGGAGTACAGAAGAATGGAACAAATCAGGAAATTCAGAATGGAAATCAGCAACAGAAGCCTATATCAAAGGAGTAAATCATTTTATTCAAAATGGAAAGCTACCTATCGAATACACTTTGTTGGGAGCTAAACCCAGAGAATTTACCATCAATGATGCACATGCCATTATCGGCTATATGTCATTTACTTTTGCCATGGCCATGAAAACAGATCCCTTGGTGACTAAAATGGCAAGAACATTGGGGCCGGATTATATGAAGGTGTTGTCAGTTCATACATTACCCGAACACCATTTCATTCCCAATCATTACCCTGATAGAGATGAATATAGTGGTGAAATGCTTTTGCAAAACTCACTTTCCGGACTTTTGGAAAAACTTCCCGTACCATTGTTGGAAGGCAGCAATTCCTGGGTGATTGCCCCCAGTAGGACGGCCTCTGGAAAAGTTCTTTTTCTCAATGATACCCATATAGGTTTTTCGCAGCCCTCTGTATGGTATGAGGCGCATTTGGAATACCCGGGATTTAGTTTTTACGGCAACCACCTTGCCGGATATCCATTTGGCTTGGTGGGACATACACGACATCACAGTATCGGGCTGACCATGTTTGAAAATGATGATCAAGACTTTTTCGAGGAGAAACTCAATCCGAACAACCCGAATGAGACAGTGTATGGAAATGAATTCAGGCCTATGACCATTCGCACTGAAACCATTCCCGTCAAAGGAAAAGAACCAGTAAGTTTCGAAATCAAAGAATCCATACATGGGCCGATTATGAATGAAGTCATCCCTGAAATCGGAAGATTAACCGACAATCCGGTAGCTTCCTGGTGGGTATATGTGTTGGAACCAACCAAAGCCTTGGAGGCAGCATTTAAAATGGGCAGAGCCAAATCCCTGAAGGAAACAGAAGAAGCCATCAGATTGATCCATGCGCCGGGACTGAATGTGATGTATGGTGACAATTCAGGAAATATCGCTTGGTGGGCTACGGCAAAACTCCCTATCCGCCCTGAACACGTTAATAGCAAGTTATTCCTTGATGGCAGTAACCCTTCCGATGAACCGTTGGGCTGGATGCCCTTTGAAGAAAACCCCATGAGTATCAATCCTCCTTCAGGTTTTGTTGCTTCTGCAAATAACCAACCTGACACCTTATCCAATGGTACTTTATATCCTGGCTACTATTATCCCGGGGACCGATGGAACCGTATAGCCAAAACCGTCACCTCACGAGATGACTGGACTCAGGAAAACATCAAAGCCTTACAACTCGAAACCATCAATGAAAACCATCCGCTTAACGCACAAAGTATGATTGAAGCTGTAGACAAGGAGATCTTTCAAGGATTTGAAGTGGCTATAGAGAAACTTGAAAACTGGTCGGGAAACCATGAACTGGAATCCATTGCTCCTACCCTATATTATAAATGGCTTTACCATACCCTCCACGGAATGATGGCAGATGAATTAGGTGAGGATGATTTTAAAAATTTCCTGGCCACATTTCTATATATCCGAAGCACTCCTAATCTGATACGCACTGAAAATTCCCCTTGGTGGGACAATATCGCTACAGAAGAAAAAGAAAGCAGAAAATCCATCATTGAAGCCGCACTGAAAATATCTTTGGCGGAGCTTAGCAAACAATTTGGAAAAAATCCTGAAAAATGGATTTGGGAGAATGCAGTGGTTTTGGAACATCCACATCCCTTAGGCGCCAAAAAACCCTTGGATAAAATCTTTAACGTAAAAGCCCCCGCAGTCCCCGCCAACGAAGAATCAGTGAATAAACTCTCTTTCAAACTAAACCCTGATGGAATCTACAAAGTAACCGTAGGCCCTGCCATGCGCATCATCTTGGATTTTGCAGATGTTGAAGCCTCGGAATCAGTTTTGCCAACAG
- a CDS encoding class I SAM-dependent methyltransferase has product MKESILSLAPQHWEEYELIDTGGFEKLEKFGKYILSRPEPQAIWDKSMNADEWKELVHAHFSKEKNNPEKGQWEEMAKMPHNWQMNYQNPDGLKMTLNLAMTSFKHIGLFPEQAVNWDYISDTLKLFPIKTPKVLNLFAYTGAASIASKACGADVTHLDSVKQVVTWSKHNMESSGQEGIRWIVDDAMKFIRREVRRGNKYHGIILDPPAYGRGPDGEKWILEEQINEMLKLCSDLLEPDHHFLILNMYSLSFSSMIAANLIHSNFGKVENAEHGELYLVDRFKKNLPLGIFFRFRKL; this is encoded by the coding sequence ATGAAAGAATCTATTTTGTCTTTGGCACCGCAACATTGGGAAGAATATGAACTTATCGATACAGGTGGATTTGAGAAACTGGAAAAATTCGGTAAGTATATTTTGAGCAGACCCGAACCTCAGGCAATTTGGGACAAAAGCATGAATGCTGATGAATGGAAAGAGTTGGTACATGCACATTTTAGCAAAGAAAAAAACAATCCCGAAAAAGGTCAATGGGAAGAAATGGCCAAAATGCCCCATAACTGGCAGATGAATTATCAAAATCCTGATGGATTGAAAATGACCCTCAATCTGGCCATGACCTCTTTCAAGCATATCGGTCTTTTTCCGGAACAGGCAGTCAATTGGGACTATATCTCCGATACTTTAAAGTTATTCCCCATAAAAACCCCCAAGGTCCTCAACCTATTTGCCTATACAGGTGCAGCTTCTATAGCTTCAAAAGCCTGTGGTGCTGATGTCACCCATTTGGATTCGGTCAAACAGGTGGTCACCTGGTCAAAGCATAATATGGAATCCTCAGGACAGGAAGGCATCCGTTGGATTGTAGACGATGCAATGAAATTTATCCGAAGGGAAGTAAGGCGGGGCAATAAATACCACGGGATAATCCTGGATCCTCCTGCCTATGGAAGAGGGCCTGATGGAGAAAAATGGATCCTTGAGGAACAGATCAACGAAATGCTTAAACTATGCTCGGATTTGTTGGAACCGGACCATCATTTCCTGATTTTGAATATGTATTCTCTCAGCTTCAGTTCTATGATAGCTGCCAACTTGATCCATTCCAATTTTGGAAAGGTAGAAAATGCTGAACATGGTGAACTGTATTTGGTTGATAGATTTAAGAAGAACCTGCCTCTTGGGATTTTCTTTAGGTTCAGGAAATTATAA
- a CDS encoding substrate-binding domain-containing protein — MEKIRITGVPEHFNYPWLKVIESQPFRNDGLELEWVNEPKGSGAMNKALREGETDLAVVLTESFVKDKIEGNPGLMIGLHVASPLIWGIHISGKSSFNELKQLANFPFLISRYGSGSHLMAYVLAKRENWVLKDLKFEVIGDLEGAKKALGQSDTKIFLWEKFTTKPLVDQGIFKRVGELPTPWPCFALVAHPKSLKKNVETIRVLRDLVYEESSRLSKQPNLSKELSDFYNIKEDDIKFWLSQTTWANQAVISKSMVENTMLELMELGLIGEKMDVEKMIFNSLVELV; from the coding sequence ATGGAAAAAATAAGAATCACTGGAGTTCCTGAACATTTCAATTACCCTTGGCTCAAAGTAATTGAATCGCAGCCTTTCAGAAATGATGGCTTGGAATTAGAGTGGGTCAATGAACCGAAAGGTTCAGGAGCTATGAATAAAGCCTTGCGTGAAGGGGAAACAGATCTTGCGGTTGTTCTCACTGAAAGTTTTGTCAAGGACAAGATTGAAGGAAATCCAGGGCTTATGATTGGTTTACATGTGGCTTCCCCACTTATCTGGGGAATTCATATATCGGGTAAATCTTCCTTTAATGAACTCAAGCAACTAGCAAACTTTCCTTTTCTTATCAGCCGTTATGGTTCCGGATCACATTTGATGGCCTATGTACTGGCTAAAAGAGAAAATTGGGTACTTAAGGATCTGAAATTTGAAGTTATTGGAGATTTGGAAGGAGCAAAAAAAGCTTTGGGCCAATCTGATACAAAAATTTTTCTATGGGAAAAATTCACAACCAAGCCACTGGTTGATCAGGGAATATTCAAACGCGTCGGCGAATTACCTACACCTTGGCCTTGCTTCGCTTTGGTTGCTCACCCTAAATCATTGAAAAAAAATGTTGAAACGATAAGAGTCCTAAGAGACTTGGTATATGAAGAGTCTTCCCGGTTAAGTAAGCAGCCGAATCTATCCAAAGAATTAAGCGACTTTTACAATATCAAAGAAGATGATATCAAGTTTTGGTTAAGTCAGACTACTTGGGCAAATCAAGCAGTTATTTCTAAGAGTATGGTGGAAAATACCATGTTGGAATTGATGGAACTGGGTTTAATTGGGGAAAAAATGGATGTGGAAAAAATGATTTTCAATTCATTAGTTGAACTTGTTTAA
- a CDS encoding MFS transporter, whose product MQSIREKPRLSFWQIWNMSFGFLGIQFGFALQGGFMSRIFQTLGAEKDAIPLLWIAAPLTGLIIQPIVGYLSDRTWHVKFGRRRPYFLIGAILSTCALFFAPYSSALWMAAGSLWILDASINISMEPFRALVADKLPDSQRSYGFVIQTLIIGIGTWIASNLPWMMTQIGVPNTAAPGVVPDSVKFAFAIGAVVLFSSILYTILTTNEYPPEDLEAFEKEKEENKGFWNGFKEIFKNISGMPNVMKKLGVVQFFSWFAFFTMWSFATPAITEHIFKATDTTSLAYNNAADSVGNYLGTYGLISMFYALILAFITSKVKINRKLVHMLSLMAGGSGFILIYFITEPWMLHICFALVGIAWASILSMPYAMLSSSVNPKQMGVYMGIFNMFIVIPQIVAALGGINLMYKFLFGEEVIYTMVLAGTSLIVAGFANLLITDRNATHDG is encoded by the coding sequence ATGCAATCAATAAGAGAAAAACCAAGACTTAGTTTTTGGCAAATCTGGAACATGAGTTTCGGATTTTTGGGTATTCAGTTTGGATTTGCCCTTCAAGGTGGGTTCATGTCCAGAATATTTCAAACATTAGGAGCAGAAAAAGATGCTATTCCATTACTTTGGATAGCTGCGCCTCTTACAGGATTAATCATTCAGCCAATAGTTGGCTACCTGAGTGATCGGACATGGCATGTGAAATTCGGAAGAAGAAGACCCTATTTTCTTATTGGCGCTATATTGAGTACTTGTGCCTTATTTTTTGCTCCATATTCCAGCGCTTTGTGGATGGCAGCAGGTTCGTTATGGATTCTTGATGCATCCATCAATATAAGCATGGAACCTTTCAGGGCTTTGGTTGCTGACAAACTTCCTGATAGTCAGCGCTCTTACGGTTTTGTGATTCAGACCCTTATCATTGGGATTGGTACTTGGATAGCGAGTAATCTGCCGTGGATGATGACACAAATTGGTGTCCCTAATACCGCAGCCCCGGGGGTTGTACCCGATTCAGTAAAATTTGCCTTCGCCATAGGTGCAGTAGTATTATTCAGTTCAATTTTATACACCATACTCACTACCAACGAATATCCTCCCGAAGATTTGGAGGCTTTCGAAAAAGAAAAAGAAGAAAATAAAGGTTTCTGGAACGGGTTCAAAGAAATATTCAAGAACATCTCGGGCATGCCCAATGTCATGAAAAAACTTGGGGTGGTTCAGTTTTTTTCCTGGTTTGCTTTCTTTACCATGTGGAGTTTTGCTACGCCGGCTATTACAGAACATATCTTTAAAGCAACAGATACTACTTCCTTGGCCTACAATAATGCGGCAGATAGTGTGGGGAATTACTTGGGCACCTATGGACTGATTTCCATGTTTTATGCGTTGATCTTGGCTTTTATCACCAGCAAAGTCAAGATCAACAGAAAATTGGTCCATATGCTCAGTCTGATGGCTGGCGGTTCGGGCTTTATCCTGATATACTTTATTACAGAGCCTTGGATGCTGCATATCTGTTTTGCACTGGTGGGAATTGCCTGGGCCAGTATTCTTTCGATGCCTTATGCTATGCTTTCCAGTTCAGTCAATCCCAAACAAATGGGTGTTTACATGGGAATTTTCAATATGTTTATTGTAATTCCTCAGATTGTAGCAGCATTGGGTGGCATCAATTTGATGTATAAATTTCTGTTTGGGGAAGAAGTGATTTATACGATGGTTCTAGCAGGTACTTCGTTGATAGTTGCGGGTTTTGCCAATTTGTTGATTACAGACAGAAATGCAACGCATGATGGGTAG